A single Lolium perenne isolate Kyuss_39 chromosome 6, Kyuss_2.0, whole genome shotgun sequence DNA region contains:
- the LOC127310723 gene encoding uncharacterized protein translates to MAQLLRLMMEDREAARAERQANLATLQHLAQIATGNANNNNGGDGNADPRSKLKDFQSTNPPVFSKCTEPLDADDWLRTIENNLEVAGVGDNEKVLFATHYLSGPAHAWWENVKAIQAEGHVINWEEFKTKFRKTHIPSGLIKLMKDKFMNLKQGSMTSILVTVPYPNLESLVDASIMVESKHKSAFENRKRKAMMQQGSSSNQRPRSFPPPRPAPQQQRTPPPAPRPNNPNRNFNPQRSGGNNYNPSYNRPNNIVRPVTNGCYTCGQPGHFSKECPNKMNTAQCPNAPKPNQGQARTVAGRNPNQKRSAGPARGHLNHVNAEEAQEAPDIVLGTFPVNSVPSTVLFDSGASHSFVTKPFVKKGGLTPTPLKRPMLVQIPGSTSRTQSSCKEVPIDIQGKRFHANLIVLGEQGLEVILGMDWMVKYKGHIDCARRAITMTAEDGEVVEHVATMPSSKALCKKSVASPALHEVPIVCEYPDVFPDELPVELKKQLDDMLKKGLIRPSASPWGSPVIFVDKRDGTIRLCVDYRKLNDVTIKNKYPLPKIEDLFDQMNGARVFSKIDLRTGYHQLKVRELDIPKTAFTTRYGLFEYTVMSFGLTNAPAYFMNLMNKVFMKYLDKFIVVFIDDILIYSKNEEEHAEHLRIVLGTLREHQLYAKFSKCEFWLKEVGFLGHVISAGGVSVDPSKIQSIMEKKAPTNQTELLKKDKKFEWTDKCVASFQELKKRLVTAPVLTMPDITKDFDVYCDASK, encoded by the exons ATGGCGCAACTTCTGCGCCTTATGATGGAAGACCGTGAGGCAGCCCGTGCAGAGCGCCAAGCTAACCTTGCTACCCTTCAGCACCTCGCTCAAATTGCTACCGGAAACGCCAACAACAATAATGGCGGGGATGGTAATGCAGACCCCCGCTCCAAGCTGAAGGATTTCCAGAGCACCAATCCACCTGTCTTCTCCAAGTGCACtgaacccctcgatgccgatgactggcttcGCACTattgagaacaacctggaagttgccgGAGTTGGCGACAATGAGAAGGTTTTGTTCGCCACTCATTATCTTTCTGGACCTGCCCACGCTTGGTGGGAAAACGTCAAGGCTATTCAAGCTGAGGGACACGTCATCAACTGGGAAGAATTCAAGACCAAGTTCCGCAAGACCCACATTCCATCAGGACTGATTAAGCTCATGAAGGACAAATTCATGAATCTGAAGCAAGGAAGCATGACT agtaTTTTGGTCACTGTTCCGTACCCTAACCTTGAGTCCCTTGTTGATGCCTCTATCATGGTGGAGAGCAAGCACAAGAGTGCgtttgagaaccgcaagcgcaaggCGATGATGCAGCAAGGCAGCTCCAGCAATCAGCGACCCCGCAGCTTTCctccaccaaggccggcgccccagcagCAGAGGACACCACCCCCTGCACCtcgccccaacaaccccaaccgcAACTTCAACCCTCAGCGTTCTGGAGGAAACAACTACAATCCCAGCTACAACCGCCCGAACAACATTGTTCGCCCCGTCACCAACGGATGCTACACTTGCGGACAGCCGGGTCATTTCTCCAAGGAGTGTCCCAATAAGATGAACACTGCTCAGTGCCCCAATGCGCCCAAGCCAAATCAGGGTCAAGCCCGTACTGTCGCCGGAAGGAACCCGAACCAGAAGAGGTCTGCTGGACCAGCTAGGGGACACCTCAACCATGTCAAcgcggaagaagctcaggaagctccGGATATTGTTCTGGGTACGTTCCCTGTCAACTCAGTCCCCTCGACTGTTTTGTTCGACTCTGGAGCCTCGCATTCTTTCGTTACCAAGCCCTTTGTGAAAAAGGGAGGCTTAACCCCCACCCCCTTGAAACGACCTATGCTCGTACAAATCCCTGGATCCACTAGCAGAACCCAGAGTTCCTGCAAAGAGGTTCCCATAGATATTCAGGGAAAACGTTTCCACGCAAATCTGATAGTGTTGGGTGAGCAAGGGTTGGAAGTTATTTTAGGGATGGATTGGATGGTGAAGTACAAGGGGCATATAGACTGTGCTCGCCGAGCTATAACCATGACTGCTGAGGACGGGGAAGTAGTTGAGCACGTGGCGACCATGCCCTCATCTAAGGCCTTATGCAAGAAGAGTGTCGCTAGCCCAGCCCTGCATGAAGTACCCATAGTTTGTGAGTACCCTGATGTCTTTCCAGATgagctacccg TTGAGTTGAAGAAGCAGTTGGATGACATGTTGAAGAAAGGATTGATTCGCCCGAGCGCATCACCCTGGGGATCTCCTGTTATCTTTGTGGATAAGCGGGACGGTACTATCCGCCTGTGCGTGGATTACCGAAAACTgaatgatgtcaccatcaaaaacaaatatccCCTCCCGAAGATTGAAGATTTATTCGACCAGATGAATGgcgcccgagttttctccaagattgatctccgAACGGGTTATCATCAACTCAAGGTTCGAGAGTTAGACATTCCCAAAACCGCCTTCACCACACGGTATGGACTTTTTGAATATACCGTGATGTCCttcggactgaccaatgcccctgcctatttcatgaatctcatgaacaaggtGTTCATGAAGTACCTCGACAAGTTCATCGTGGTTttcatcgatgatattctgatctactccaagaaTGAAGAAGAGCATGCTGAACATCTGCGAATTGTTTTGGGAACTCTCCGCGAACATCAGCTTTACGCCAAGTTTAGTAAATGTGAATTTTggctgaaagaagtaggattccttggtcatgtcatttcTGCCGGAGGAGTGTCAGTTGACCCGTCCAAAATTCAGTCCATCATGGAGAAGAAAGCCCCTACCAATCAGACCGAA TtgttgaagaaggataagaagttcgAGTGGACCGATAAGTGTGTGGCAAGTTTTCAGGAACTCAAGAAGCGATTAGTTACAGCCCCCGTCTTGACCATGCCCGATATCaccaaggattttgatgtgtactGCGATGCATCAAAATAG